Proteins from a genomic interval of Nitrosomonas sp.:
- a CDS encoding HPr-rel-A system PqqD family peptide chaperone — protein sequence MSQWCAVDFASLRVVDWDGEFTVFQPAAGKTHFLNEMGLRILGLLDQSPLTLEYLCQLLSEHFSLLPDEPFMQQIQKTLHRFEALGLIASIHSHR from the coding sequence CTGTCGCAATGGTGCGCAGTGGATTTTGCCTCGTTGCGGGTGGTTGACTGGGATGGGGAGTTTACCGTTTTTCAGCCTGCTGCCGGTAAAACCCATTTTCTGAACGAGATGGGGTTGCGCATCTTAGGGCTGCTTGACCAGTCACCTCTAACGCTGGAATACCTGTGCCAGCTTCTGTCGGAGCATTTCTCATTGCTGCCGGATGAACCATTCATGCAACAGATTCAGAAAACACTGCATCGCTTTGAAGCGCTTGGCCTGATCGCATCCATCCATTCTCACCGGTGA
- a CDS encoding HprK-related kinase A yields the protein MKVGQLSREELRGRLSSEKGLRVKFGPFIVRIQSHLPSLVDPLHRLYAFYTLADDDIAEFHVQIVPKHSLRRPFTPLLQFLVDGQAPFPAAPVHQALTMLEWGINLAIAVRVNHFLLFHCAAVERNGHVLLLPAWPGSGKTTLCAALIHHGYRLFSDEFGLLELQSGHLFPLPRLMPLKNQAIDAIRHFLPEATLGPEIHGTLKGTVAHVRPPEASIDREDEPAAPRWIVFPKWIANQPLQLEEMPRSEAFLLLASNAFNYEVLGQSAFDAVTSLIQRCECRKLVYSDFGSVLAALNELTDG from the coding sequence GTGAAGGTCGGACAGCTCTCACGGGAGGAATTACGGGGTCGATTGAGCAGTGAAAAGGGGCTGCGTGTCAAATTCGGCCCTTTTATTGTTCGTATTCAGAGCCACCTGCCATCACTTGTTGATCCGTTACACCGGTTGTATGCGTTTTACACTTTGGCGGACGACGATATTGCCGAGTTTCATGTGCAGATTGTTCCCAAACATTCACTAAGGCGTCCGTTCACGCCTTTGCTGCAGTTTCTGGTGGATGGGCAGGCACCTTTTCCCGCCGCGCCGGTTCACCAGGCGCTGACGATGCTCGAATGGGGTATCAATCTGGCTATCGCGGTTCGAGTGAATCATTTTTTGCTGTTCCATTGCGCGGCGGTCGAGCGCAATGGCCATGTCCTGTTGCTGCCTGCGTGGCCGGGTAGCGGCAAGACGACTTTGTGTGCCGCGCTTATCCATCATGGTTACCGACTTTTTTCGGATGAATTCGGCTTGCTGGAGCTGCAATCGGGTCATTTATTTCCATTGCCGCGCCTGATGCCGCTCAAAAACCAGGCGATTGATGCGATTCGTCATTTTCTTCCTGAAGCAACATTGGGTCCCGAGATTCATGGCACCTTGAAGGGAACCGTCGCGCATGTTCGTCCACCTGAAGCCAGCATCGATCGTGAAGATGAACCGGCCGCCCCGCGCTGGATTGTTTTTCCAAAATGGATTGCCAATCAGCCATTGCAGCTTGAGGAAATGCCACGTTCCGAGGCATTTTTGCTGCTGGCAAGCAACGCCTTTAATTACGAAGTGCTGGGTCAATCCGCGTTTGACGCCGTGACCAGTCTGATTCAGCGTTGTGAATGCCGCAAACTGGTGTACTCCGATTTCGGGAGTGTGCTGGCAGCATTGAATGAACTCACCGATGGTTGA
- a CDS encoding nucleotidyltransferase family protein, which translates to MVDPDLSAHHQLLLQALRDPRSIHDIGNQDWELLLRLARRARLLGFLAVELEKVGLLDKIPLRVANHLRSGLIQARKFQQLARWELDRILWALGKDRAPIIVLKGMAYLLAGLPHAAGRVFADLDLLVPAENLQAIESTLLAKGWQHHELSAYDEHYYRTWTHEIPALIHCERETEVDIHHSLTSPIGTLKLETAPFWETAVRLPGLEVSVPSPADMALHCAVNLFQNNELADDIRHLLDLHGMLQFFSADQPLFLDSLITRANHLGVGRPLFYGLYFSKLLLQTSVPEAVMIRIERRPGWLALKVMQLCVPLALLPLHPDFSCRSTKLARWWLYWRSHWLRMPLHILLPHLTYKFYLSVFPHKAANTSSDGITVKTK; encoded by the coding sequence ATGGTTGACCCTGATCTGAGCGCGCATCACCAGCTGCTGTTGCAGGCTTTGCGTGATCCGCGCAGCATTCACGATATTGGTAATCAGGATTGGGAATTGCTGTTACGGCTGGCCAGACGCGCCAGGCTGCTGGGTTTTCTGGCCGTTGAGCTGGAGAAAGTCGGATTGCTGGATAAAATCCCGCTGCGGGTTGCTAACCACCTGCGTTCCGGCCTGATCCAGGCGAGGAAATTTCAACAACTGGCGCGCTGGGAACTGGACAGAATCCTGTGGGCGCTGGGGAAAGATCGCGCTCCCATCATCGTGCTTAAAGGCATGGCTTATCTGCTGGCAGGATTACCCCATGCCGCTGGCCGGGTATTTGCTGATCTTGATCTGCTGGTACCTGCAGAAAATCTGCAGGCAATCGAATCCACCCTGCTGGCAAAAGGCTGGCAGCACCATGAACTCTCGGCCTATGATGAGCACTACTACCGCACCTGGACGCATGAAATTCCGGCATTGATCCATTGTGAACGCGAAACCGAAGTGGATATCCATCACTCCCTGACTTCTCCTATTGGTACACTGAAACTGGAAACCGCGCCATTCTGGGAAACTGCAGTCAGGCTGCCTGGGTTGGAAGTCAGCGTACCGAGTCCAGCAGACATGGCGCTGCATTGCGCAGTCAATCTGTTTCAGAACAACGAATTGGCGGACGATATACGGCATTTGCTCGACCTGCATGGCATGTTGCAATTTTTCAGTGCCGATCAGCCGCTTTTTTTGGACAGCTTGATCACGCGCGCCAACCATCTGGGTGTGGGCAGACCTCTTTTTTACGGCCTGTATTTCAGTAAACTGCTATTGCAGACGTCTGTTCCAGAAGCGGTCATGATCAGAATAGAACGGCGTCCGGGTTGGCTGGCACTAAAAGTGATGCAGCTGTGCGTGCCGCTGGCGCTATTACCGCTGCACCCTGATTTTTCCTGTAGAAGCACAAAACTTGCACGCTGGTGGTTGTACTGGCGCAGCCACTGGCTGCGTATGCCATTGCATATATTGCTGCCGCATCTGACTTACAAGTTTTACCTGTCGGTATTTCCGCACAAAGCGGCAAACACTTCCTCAGATGGAATCACAGTAAAAACAAAGTAG